One genomic window of Sporocytophaga myxococcoides DSM 11118 includes the following:
- a CDS encoding T9SS type A sorting domain-containing protein, with the protein MNFKGLPEESRSIIVKDLSGRVVKTLNLTSVNANLGTSDLNSGMYLYTVLGGEENVLNIGKFDIKK; encoded by the coding sequence ATTAACTTTAAAGGCCTTCCGGAAGAGTCTCGTTCAATAATAGTAAAAGACCTTTCAGGAAGAGTTGTAAAGACGCTTAACTTAACATCTGTTAATGCCAATTTAGGAACCTCAGATCTTAATTCAGGAATGTATTTATATACTGTCCTGGGCGGCGAAGAAAACGTCCTTAATATTGGCAAGTTTGATATAAAAAAATAA
- a CDS encoding type IA DNA topoisomerase translates to MKVCIAEKPSVAREIADLLGAKNRKDGYFEGNGYQVTWTIGHLCTLKEPQDYDAQLKWWNIQHLPILPPKFGIKGINNPGIEKQLKTITKLVNEATEVINCGDAGQEGELIQRWVLTKANCTKPVKRLWISSLTEEAMKEGFRNLKDSKEYDLLYAAGSSRAIGDWLLGINATRLYTLKYAQGKQLLSIGRVQTPTLALIVNRYLEIENFKPQTYWELKTIYRDVVFSAKNGKFNVKEDAEQILQDIQNELFTIISFTRKKGKESAPKLFDLTSLQVECNKKFGYSADLTLNTVQNLYEKKLVTYPRVDTMYLPDDIYPKIKGILSSMSGYAALTQPLLGSAIKKSKNVFDDKKVTDHHAIIPTNIKAGSLGGYEGNVYDLIARRFIAAFYPDCQVSKTEVIGKVKDTEFKATGKQILEEGWRAVYKEEKKEEDTEQDDDQILPEFKEGESGPHKPTLAEKQTKPPKHYTEATLLRAMETAGKQIADEELREAMKENGIGRPSTRANIIETLFKRNYIKKEKKNLIPTITGVQLIQTIDYELLKSAELTGKWEKKLRDIEKGTFDARVFLSEMKHMVMQIVHHVKNSNARKIAIEVKSAEPEQKKKSEDKEPKPKSKKAEAGQDADVKLSCPKCKKGQMMKGKKAFGCSEYKNGCSFLVPFELFGKTLSDKQLQSLIKSGKTPNIKGLKKESGEETEGIIKLDDQLNPVIEEKQAEALICPKCKKGAILEGKAAYGCAEWKSGCNFRIPLLFMQKEINKNHLKALISGKETSVIKGLTDESGAKTNAKLKLGSSFSIEISHS, encoded by the coding sequence TTGAAAGTCTGCATAGCCGAAAAACCAAGTGTTGCAAGAGAAATTGCCGATCTTCTGGGAGCTAAAAACAGAAAAGACGGTTATTTTGAAGGTAATGGCTACCAGGTAACCTGGACCATTGGTCACCTTTGCACGCTAAAAGAGCCCCAAGACTATGATGCTCAGTTAAAATGGTGGAACATCCAACATCTTCCCATCCTTCCTCCTAAGTTCGGCATTAAGGGCATTAACAACCCCGGAATTGAGAAACAGCTCAAAACCATAACAAAACTGGTTAATGAAGCTACTGAAGTCATTAATTGCGGTGACGCCGGCCAAGAGGGAGAACTTATCCAGAGATGGGTACTTACAAAAGCCAACTGTACCAAGCCAGTTAAAAGACTCTGGATTTCATCCCTTACGGAAGAGGCTATGAAAGAAGGGTTCAGGAATCTGAAAGACAGTAAAGAATATGATCTGCTTTATGCAGCAGGTAGCTCAAGGGCTATCGGAGACTGGCTACTGGGCATTAATGCCACAAGACTTTATACACTGAAATACGCTCAGGGCAAACAATTGCTCTCTATTGGAAGGGTTCAGACGCCAACATTGGCGCTGATTGTCAACAGATACCTGGAAATAGAAAATTTTAAACCTCAGACTTACTGGGAGTTAAAAACTATATACCGAGATGTTGTTTTCTCCGCAAAAAACGGAAAGTTTAATGTAAAAGAAGACGCAGAGCAGATCCTGCAGGACATACAGAATGAGCTCTTTACCATCATTTCCTTTACCAGGAAAAAAGGTAAGGAAAGTGCTCCCAAACTTTTTGACCTTACATCTCTTCAGGTAGAATGCAATAAGAAATTCGGCTATTCTGCGGATCTTACGCTTAACACCGTTCAGAACCTTTACGAGAAAAAGCTTGTCACCTATCCAAGGGTGGATACAATGTACCTACCTGATGATATTTATCCGAAAATTAAAGGGATACTTTCATCTATGAGTGGGTACGCGGCACTTACTCAGCCTTTGCTGGGAAGTGCTATCAAAAAGTCAAAGAACGTGTTTGATGACAAAAAGGTAACGGACCACCACGCTATTATTCCTACCAACATAAAAGCAGGAAGTCTTGGAGGGTATGAAGGAAATGTCTATGACCTGATTGCAAGACGTTTCATCGCTGCTTTTTATCCTGACTGTCAGGTTTCCAAAACAGAAGTTATCGGTAAGGTTAAGGACACTGAGTTCAAAGCTACAGGAAAACAGATTCTTGAGGAAGGTTGGAGAGCAGTATACAAGGAAGAGAAAAAAGAAGAAGATACAGAGCAGGATGACGATCAGATACTGCCAGAATTTAAAGAAGGCGAGTCTGGCCCTCATAAACCTACGCTTGCAGAAAAGCAAACCAAGCCTCCAAAGCATTATACTGAAGCTACATTGCTAAGAGCAATGGAAACAGCAGGTAAACAGATTGCTGATGAAGAGCTCAGAGAAGCAATGAAGGAAAATGGTATTGGAAGGCCTTCTACAAGAGCCAATATCATTGAGACTTTATTCAAGAGAAACTATATTAAGAAAGAAAAGAAGAATCTTATTCCGACTATTACTGGTGTTCAGCTCATACAAACTATTGATTATGAATTGCTCAAATCTGCTGAACTGACAGGAAAGTGGGAAAAGAAACTTCGTGATATAGAAAAGGGTACTTTTGACGCGCGTGTATTTCTGAGTGAAATGAAGCACATGGTAATGCAGATAGTTCACCATGTGAAAAACTCTAATGCAAGAAAAATTGCAATAGAGGTAAAGTCAGCAGAACCAGAGCAAAAGAAAAAATCTGAAGATAAAGAGCCAAAACCCAAAAGTAAAAAAGCAGAGGCAGGTCAGGATGCAGATGTAAAATTGAGTTGTCCTAAATGCAAAAAGGGACAGATGATGAAAGGTAAAAAAGCGTTTGGTTGTTCTGAATACAAAAACGGCTGCAGCTTTCTTGTTCCATTCGAACTATTTGGCAAGACACTTTCTGATAAGCAACTCCAGTCACTTATCAAATCCGGTAAGACCCCCAATATCAAAGGCCTCAAAAAAGAAAGCGGAGAAGAAACGGAAGGGATTATAAAACTAGATGATCAGTTAAATCCTGTTATTGAGGAAAAACAGGCAGAAGCACTCATTTGTCCGAAATGCAAAAAAGGTGCTATCCTTGAAGGCAAAGCTGCATATGGGTGCGCAGAATGGAAATCAGGATGTAACTTCAGGATTCCACTCTTATTTATGCAGAAAGAGATCAATAAAAATCACCTGAAGGCTCTTATTTCCGGGAAAGAAACGTCTGTCATTAAAGGTTTGACAGATGAATCCGGAGCAAAAACAAACGCAAAACTTAAACTTGGAAGCTCTTTCTCAATTGAAATAAGCCATTCGTAA